In Vigna unguiculata cultivar IT97K-499-35 chromosome 3, ASM411807v1, whole genome shotgun sequence, a single genomic region encodes these proteins:
- the LOC114177116 gene encoding uncharacterized protein LOC114177116 — protein sequence MDYCTEGSSYYNILGVSSDSSVEEIKRAYRKLAMQWHPDRWTKTPSLLGEAKHRFQQIQEAYSVLSDSKKRTMYDAGLYDPQEEEDEGFSDFLEEMLSLMAQARREKKHYDLKELQGMLMEIGKGFECSSMYCGVPSVIEESRCSKKTRLDTSTVENKGPHFQVPDLNLYCS from the exons ATGGATTATTGCACAGAAGGGTCTTCTTACTATAACATTCTTGGTGTTAGTTCGGATTCTAGCGTGGAAGAGATAAAGCGCGCTTACAGAAAGCTTGCTATGCAATGGCACCCTGATAGATGGACAAAAACGCCTTCTTTGCTGGGCGAAGCCAAACACAGATTCCAGCAAATTCAAGAAGCCTATTCCG TGCTGTCGGACAGTAAGAAAAGAACTATGTATGATGCGGGTTTGTATGATCCTCAAGAGGAAGAGGACGAG GGGTTTTCTGATTTTTTGGAAGAAATGTTGTCTCTCATGGCTCAAGCGAGGAGAGAG AAAAAACATTACGATTTGAAAGAGTTGCAGGGGATGTTGATGGAAATTGGTAAAGGATTCGAGTGTTCTTCAATGTACTGTGGGGTGCCCTCTGTGATTGAGGAGTCTCGATGCTCAAAGAAGACTCGTTTAGACACAAGCACGGTGGAGAATAAGGGGCCACATTTTCAAGTACCTGATCTTAACCTCTATTGCAGTTAG